In the genome of Pseudanabaena mucicola str. Chao 1806, the window TGTTTACCAAAAACACAGGTCTCTGCAAAGTCGAAAGACGACGTATAGGGGCTGACGCCTGCCCAGTGCCGGAAGGTTAAGGAAGTTGGTCAGCGAAAGTGAAGCTAACGACCGAAGCCCCGGTGAACGGCGGCCGTAACTATAACGGTCCTAAGGTAGCGAAATTCCTTGTCGGGTAAGTTCCGACCCGCACGAAAGGCGTAACGATTTGGATGCTGTCTCGGAGAGAGACTCGGCGAAATAGGATTGTCTGTGAAGATACGGACTACTTGCACCCGGACAGAAAGACCCTATGAAGCTTTACTATAACTTGGAATTGGGTTCGGGCTTCTCTTGCGCAGTATAGGTGGGAGACTATGAAATATCCCTTGTGGGGGGTATGGAGTCAACGGTGAGATACCACTCTGGAGAGGCTAGAATTCTAACCTTGACCCGTAAGCCGGGCGAGGAACAGTTTCAGGCGGGTAGTTTGACTGGGGCGGTCGCCTCCTAAAAGGTAACGGAGGCGCGCAAAGGTTCCCTCAGGCTGGTCGGAAATCAGCCATAGAGTGTAAAAGCATAAGGGAGCTTGACTGCAAGACCAACAAGTCAAGCAGGGACGAAAGTCGGCTTTAGTGATCCGACGGCTCAGCGTGGAATGGCCGTCGCTCAACGGATAAAAGTTACTCTAGGGATAACAGGCTGATCTCCCCCAAGAGTTCACATCGACGGGGAGGTTTGGCACCTCGATGTCGGCTCATCGCAACCTGGTGCGGAAGTACGTGCCAAGGGTTGGGCTGTTCGCCCATTAAAGCGGTACGTGAGCTGGGTTCAGAACGTCGTGAGACAGTTCGGTCCATATCCGGTGCAAGCGTAAGAATATTGAGAGGACTCCTCCTTAGTACGAGAGGACCGGGAGGAACGCACCGCTGGTGTACCAGTTATCGTACCAACGGTAGACGCTGGGTAGCTATGTGCGGAGTGGATAACCGCTGAAAGCATCTAAGTGGGAAGCCCACCTCAAGATGAGTATTCTCATGGGTTAACCCAGTAAGGTCACAGGTAGATTACCTGTTTGATAGGTTTCAGGTGGAAGCGTGGTAACATGTGTAGCCAAGAAATACTAATAGACCGAGGGCTTGTCCTCATTTATATCTCTACTTCTGAATTTTACTTTCTCTTTCTTACTTCCTTTACTGTGCAGCTTTCAGGGTTCTTAACTATCAAGTTAACCCGATAAGTTTGCTTGGTGTCTATGGTGCGGTGGTCCCACTCTGACCCATCCCGAACTCAGGTGTGAAACTCTGTCACGGTGAAGATACTTTAGGGGTTGCCCTACGGGAAAATAGCTCGATGCCAAGCTTATTATTCTAAAACAAGAGAAGGTCTAGAATCAATAACTCTAGTCCTTCTTTTGTTTTTGTTATTAATTTTTCTCCTTTCTGGCTTACCTTGACGTTGTTGCTTCAACCAACGTGAGTTAGACGAACTAAAAGCAATCAGGAGGTAGACTGGAGTTTAGACTAAGTTGATTAGAGTTAATCGAAAATGTGGATCATGCCAACATATAAAAAAGCCTCAGAAGTTTGAGGTAAAAGTTCGTATTCCCTAGTCAAGCCCCGAAAACGAGAAAATCAAGAAAAGTGCGCTCAACAACCCAACTCTTCATAGAAGAGGAAATCGGTCACACATTTGGTGAAGCTTTTTCAAAAGCTTCCATATGGCTGTCTTTGTTTTTCTCTATTGACAGGCTATACCTTACACATACGAGATCATTGTTATACGGGTGATTTACGGAATCTGCGATTTTAAAGCCTTGTTTGAAGAAGATATTTTGGATGAATAATTGGACAATATGATGCTTGGCAATCCACAAAATAAAGAATATGAGCAAATCTTGCCACCAGGAGAAATGGGATTGCCAATCCTCGGTCAGACTTTACAGTTTCTATTTGATCGCAGTTTTCCTGACAAACAATATGCTAGGTATGGCGCAATTTCTAAAACGAACCTACTCGGCAGACCAACTGTATTTATGATCGGTTCCGAAGCTGTGGAATTTGTATTGTCTAGTCATATGGAATGCTTCTCTTGGAAAGAAGGCTGGCCAGATAATTTTAAAATGTTGCTAGGAGAATCACTGTTTTTGCAAGATGGCGAAGAGCATCGTCGGAACCGTCGCCTGATGATGCCAGCATTTCATGGTCAAGCCTTGCATGGCTATGTATCCACAATGGAAGAAATCACTCAGCGCTATCTAGCCAAATGGATCGAAAAAGAAGAATTTACTTGGTTCAATGAATTCAAGAAGCTAACCTTTGAAATTGCTAGTCAGCTTTTAATTGGTTCTAATGCTGGCGATGAGGCGGAAGTTGAGCAACTTAGCAAGTTATTTACAACCTTAACCAATGGCTTATTTGCGATCGCGCCATTCAAGTTGCCATTTACGACATTGGGTAAAGCGCTCAAGGCCCGTGATCGCCTATCAGAACATCTTACTAAAGTTGTCACAGAACGGCAGCAACATCCCACCCATGATGTTTTGAGTATGTTGATTCAAGCTCAAGATGAAGATGGAAGCCGCTTTAATTTAGAGGAACTCAAAGCACAGGCGATGCTGATGCTCTTTGCAGGGCATGAGACGACAACCTCCATGCTGACTTGGTTTTGTCTGGAGCAAGGTCGCCATCCTGAAGTACTGGAGCGCGCTCGCCAAGAACAATTTGCTCTTGCGGAAACAGGGAAATTAAATTTAGAGCAACTAGGACAAATGCCATATCTAGAGCAAATTTTGCAGGAATTGGAGCGGTTGCATCCTCCCGTTGGTGGCGGTTTTCGTGGTGTCATCAAGCCATTTGAATTTAATGGCTACTATGTTCCTAAAGGCTGGCTAGTTCTCTATTCGATTATCGTTACTCATAAACAGTCAGATATTTACCCGAATCCTAAGCAGTTTGACCCCGATCGCTTTAGTCTTGATCGCCAAGAGCATAAGCAGAAACCCTTTAGTCTGATTGGCTTTGGAGGAGGATCACGCATTTGCATCGGCATTGCCTTTGCCAAATTAGAGATGAAAATTATCGCAGCACATCTGTTACGGGATTATAGATGGGATATCTTGCCTGATCAGAATCTAGAGCCATTTCCCATTCCCACGCTTCGTCCAAAAGATGGACTGAAGGTGAAGTTCAGTCGATTATAAGAATCTTGATGAATGTCACTGCTTCGCGCCGACATTCATCAAGATTAATCACGCAACTTGGGAATCTGTCCTTTTTTGAGGATATCAATTACAGCAGTGTGACGTTTGAGATCATTTTGTACTTTTTCATAAATTTTGCGATCGCTACCTTTTAAGCCGATTACGCCATATAGCCGTACATTGCCAACCCGACCTTTGAGAGCATGTTCACCAAAATCGACTACATCAATCTCATCTTTGACAATTTCGTATAAAGCACTCGTAATCACAATATCAGTGCCTAAATCCTTAGTCATGCCTTCAACACGACTCGCCACATTTACCGTATCACCGATCACGGCATATTCAAGGCGACGAGTAGAACCAATATTACCAACGGTAACTTCACCATAATTAATGCCAATACCATTAGAAAAAGGAATTTTATTATCCTCTTGCCAGACCTTGCGAAGTTCAAGTAATACGGATCGCATATTCAGCGCTGCATAGATCGCATTCATCGCATCAGCTTTCTCACCGCGTGATACTGGCGAACCAAACTCTGCCATAATCGCGTCACCAATAAACTTATCAATTGTGCCTTGGTATTCCAAAATTGCATCTACCATGCCACCAAGATAGCTATTTAGTTGTTGAATCAATAATTTGGCAGGTAAGCTGCTAGAGAGGGTGGTAAATCCGCGAATGTCAGAAAAGAGCACGGCTGCTTTAATGGTGCGACCTTCCAAAAGATCGCGAAAATTGTCTGGTTGATTGACAATCTCTTCTACGATTGGTGCGGCAACATAGCGCTCTAGAGTGCGGCGAAGGAGAACTTTATCAATCTGAGCTGCAATTGAACCAGTCGCGAGTAACGCAATGCCATTTAAGCCGATCGCGATCGCAGGTATGGCAACAGGCAAGATTGTACTGGTATAGATAAAACTGACATAACCAATCCCTAGCCATGAGATCGCCATCCCCAGAGCCGTTAAAATCTGAATGTTTGGACGCTTGATCAAACAGAGTATCCCACCTGAGGCTGCCACTAATACAAATATGAAAATAGATTGCTGTAAAGGGGTGGAGAGTAATTCTGCAATGCTTTTACCCTGCATGAGCGTCGCGATCGCATTAGCATGAATTTCAACCCCTGGCATTCTACCCATTGCTGAATTTTGAATATCCTGCTTGGATGATGCGGTTGCACCAATTAGGACGATTTTATCTTTAAAGAATTTACCACTCTGAAGTTGCTTACTATTCCAATTCTCAGGATCAACTACAAAATAAAAGGGAATCTGTTGTTGAGCATTTAACCATGTATCAGCACCTCCAAAGAAATAGATGCCATCGCCTTTCGGTTTTGGGTAACTCACTTGAGCAACATTGAGAATCGTAGTCGCAAAAGTAGGAAAAATTGGGAGCCCACTATCTGCTGGAGGTGTCACTCCTAAGCGATGAATATTTCCTGTTACTTCAGATTGGAAATTAATCAGCCCTAAAGTATTTGGTTTAATTTTAAAAATGGAATCAGGAGAAGCAAGTTGCAAAATCTGAGCTTCACCAAGTAGGCTAGATTCATAGCTAGCGGCAAAGACTGCGTATTGCCCATATTGAGTAATCGCCTTTTGGAGTTTTTCATCATCGGCAGCACCGTGATCCCCAGGAGTGACAAATAAAATATCAAAGGCTACAACTTTTGCCCCAGCTTTAACCAATTTTTCGAGAACTTGAGCATAGACTACTCGCTTCCAAGTAGTTGTCCGAAATGGTTCTAAAAAAGGACGAGTTTTAGGGTCATAAAATTCACCTTGACGTAGAGAGAGATCATCGATCGCCAGAATCACAACATCCTTAGGAGGGGCAATTGTCCCGCGCCAATTAAAAAATGTCGATTGCGTTTGTCGTTCAAGGGTCTGCACCTCATTGAGCCTCAATCCTGTTGAGATCGCACTCAAACTGGCGATTAGTCCTACCAATGCATAGCCAATGAACTTAGGTCGTGACAAAGTCATTAATTGCTTCTTGAAGTTGGCTAACATGGTAATCTCTCTCAAAAAATGAGTACTATAACAAGCATTATTAAAAATTTACAGTCTTAGTTTGAAAATTTTAAAGCTAGATTTGTATTAACTCAAAAATTTTATTTAAGATGAGTGATAAATTGCGTTATTCATCCTCAAAGACGATTGATACTTTAGAAATACCCCAAAATTAGGCAGTATGCCCCATCCTATTTATCTGACGAAATCCGATCTCAAGACTGCTCGCAGTTGCTCAACGAAACTTTATTACAAAAAATTGGGCTATCCAACGATTGAGCGTATTGATGCATATACCAGAATCTTAGGAGATGGAAACTTTATCATTAGTAAGATTGGGCATTTACTCTATCCTGAAGGCATTTACATTTCCGTCAATCTCAACTCCGATGAGAGCATTGTTAATGCAGCCCAAGAAACAATCTCCTATCTACAACAGGAAAATGTAGTTCTCTTTGAACCTATTCTCTATGCTTCGTATAAACTGGCTCGTGCGGATATTCTAGTTAAACATGGCGATCGCATTGAAATTATTGAAATTCGCTCAAAGGGATTTGATAGCATTGCTCATGAGGATTTAGTCAAATATCATAATCTCTCTCTCTTTCGCAATAAACGTACTGGGCAAGTGGGAAGCGAATGGCGATACATCATTGAAGATGTAGCCTACCAAGTTGGCATTTTGCAAGAAATGCTAGCGACATCTCTACCCACTTTACAAGTTGAGATTCATCCCTATTTGCTAGTACCTGATAAGGCAAAAACCACTCAAATTAATAACCTCGCATCCTATTTCCAACTTCAGCGCATCTCCACCCAGCGTAATTCCTTCTCCAAATTTAATGGCATCAATGTGCAGTTTACAGGCGATCTGCAAGCAATTCAAAATGATCAGTTACTCACTAAAGTTAGTATTGAAACGGAAGTATCTGAGCTAATTATATACATGATTAACTCAGCCCAGAAATATATTAACTATCTGCTCGAACAATCACCTGAACTTTTTGCCCCAATCAGCAAAAGCTGCAAAGGTTGCGAATATCGAGCTAGTGATCGCGATCCACGTGATGGCTTTAAGGAATGTTGGGGCGATCTTGCCGATGTAGAAAATCATGTCTTAGAACTCTATCAAATGGGGAGAATTGGGGGACATGAAACGCCTTTGGTTAATGAACTGATTCAGCAAAAGAAAGTGAGTATGTTCGATGTACCTCCCGAAGAACTGAATGACTGCACTTATAGCTATCGGCAACTTATTCAACTGGAATATACGCAAAAGAATAAGGAATGGATTTCTGAGCATCTGCCGAGGATTCTCCAACAAATAGAATATCCAATTCACTTTATCGATTTTGAGACTTCGCGCATGGCAATTCCCTATCATGCAGGCATGAAG includes:
- a CDS encoding CHASE2 domain-containing protein encodes the protein MLANFKKQLMTLSRPKFIGYALVGLIASLSAISTGLRLNEVQTLERQTQSTFFNWRGTIAPPKDVVILAIDDLSLRQGEFYDPKTRPFLEPFRTTTWKRVVYAQVLEKLVKAGAKVVAFDILFVTPGDHGAADDEKLQKAITQYGQYAVFAASYESSLLGEAQILQLASPDSIFKIKPNTLGLINFQSEVTGNIHRLGVTPPADSGLPIFPTFATTILNVAQVSYPKPKGDGIYFFGGADTWLNAQQQIPFYFVVDPENWNSKQLQSGKFFKDKIVLIGATASSKQDIQNSAMGRMPGVEIHANAIATLMQGKSIAELLSTPLQQSIFIFVLVAASGGILCLIKRPNIQILTALGMAISWLGIGYVSFIYTSTILPVAIPAIAIGLNGIALLATGSIAAQIDKVLLRRTLERYVAAPIVEEIVNQPDNFRDLLEGRTIKAAVLFSDIRGFTTLSSSLPAKLLIQQLNSYLGGMVDAILEYQGTIDKFIGDAIMAEFGSPVSRGEKADAMNAIYAALNMRSVLLELRKVWQEDNKIPFSNGIGINYGEVTVGNIGSTRRLEYAVIGDTVNVASRVEGMTKDLGTDIVITSALYEIVKDEIDVVDFGEHALKGRVGNVRLYGVIGLKGSDRKIYEKVQNDLKRHTAVIDILKKGQIPKLRD
- a CDS encoding cytochrome P450, translating into MLGNPQNKEYEQILPPGEMGLPILGQTLQFLFDRSFPDKQYARYGAISKTNLLGRPTVFMIGSEAVEFVLSSHMECFSWKEGWPDNFKMLLGESLFLQDGEEHRRNRRLMMPAFHGQALHGYVSTMEEITQRYLAKWIEKEEFTWFNEFKKLTFEIASQLLIGSNAGDEAEVEQLSKLFTTLTNGLFAIAPFKLPFTTLGKALKARDRLSEHLTKVVTERQQHPTHDVLSMLIQAQDEDGSRFNLEELKAQAMLMLFAGHETTTSMLTWFCLEQGRHPEVLERARQEQFALAETGKLNLEQLGQMPYLEQILQELERLHPPVGGGFRGVIKPFEFNGYYVPKGWLVLYSIIVTHKQSDIYPNPKQFDPDRFSLDRQEHKQKPFSLIGFGGGSRICIGIAFAKLEMKIIAAHLLRDYRWDILPDQNLEPFPIPTLRPKDGLKVKFSRL
- a CDS encoding DUF2779 domain-containing protein; translation: MPHPIYLTKSDLKTARSCSTKLYYKKLGYPTIERIDAYTRILGDGNFIISKIGHLLYPEGIYISVNLNSDESIVNAAQETISYLQQENVVLFEPILYASYKLARADILVKHGDRIEIIEIRSKGFDSIAHEDLVKYHNLSLFRNKRTGQVGSEWRYIIEDVAYQVGILQEMLATSLPTLQVEIHPYLLVPDKAKTTQINNLASYFQLQRISTQRNSFSKFNGINVQFTGDLQAIQNDQLLTKVSIETEVSELIIYMINSAQKYINYLLEQSPELFAPISKSCKGCEYRASDRDPRDGFKECWGDLADVENHVLELYQMGRIGGHETPLVNELIQQKKVSMFDVPPEELNDCTYSYRQLIQLEYTQKNKEWISEHLPRILQQIEYPIHFIDFETSRMAIPYHAGMKPYEQAAFQWSCHTIHAPDVAPIQFEWVDLDNIFPNFQFAESLMECLGDHGTILTWATHENSVLRDIYYQMQTYGYQNPKLQSWLASTAKIGNKGKSRLVDMNALTLKHYFHPLMKGRTSLKCVLPAIWKTNSYLHEIPYFQEYYREVDGEILSPYDVLTQLQIGDRLQVVNEGAGAMLAYQDLMYGEMRDLSRANPSVRSQWKELLYQYCRLDTMAMVIIWTHWQHLCHKTQRNF